A genomic region of Trifolium pratense cultivar HEN17-A07 linkage group LG3, ARS_RC_1.1, whole genome shotgun sequence contains the following coding sequences:
- the LOC123918052 gene encoding RING-H2 finger protein ATL11-like: protein MNTFPLKSHFNFNHAFPYLFLMLLLFFIIILPPPATAQILNTKPPPPPAVDRISKLKFDKSMAIVLVILVAEFFILGFLSVYTRQCAEQRIRGRFDLSIPIVGSNRRHRGLDSEIIETFPTFVYSTVKGHKIGRAALECAVCLNEFQDDETLRLIPNCCHVFHPECIDAWLVNHSTCPVCRANLIPKPGSNFVSIQIPDLDTSDSDDPTRNNTVSETAARDTVIITSRSPSPKVNYSVTPNRARPVRSSSTGFKLGNWLPFPRSHSTGHSLVQEGESHERFTLRLPEEVRNRLMGSSSTPSCGVSFTREGSGRRGYRTRSVGSSAPGRNYEWFNRPDRRGFSCTPPFMGRTGTGSSWLKNKSPGKLDDVGERSSDHLFEGNRV from the coding sequence ATGAACACTTTCCCACTCAAATCACACTTCAATTTCAATCATGCTTTTCCCTACCTCTTCCTCATGCTCCTccttttcttcatcatcattcTTCCACCGCCGGCAACGGCACAGATACTGAATAcaaaaccaccaccaccaccggcGGTGGATAGAATTTCCAAGCTCAAATTCGACAAATCCATGGCAATTGTGTTAGTAATCTTAGTAGCTGAGTTTTTCATCCTCGGTTTTCTCTCCGTCTACACTCGTCAGTGTGCAGAACAGAGAATTAGAGGAAGATTCGATTTATCAATTCCGATCGTCGGAAGTAACCGGAGACACCGTGGACTTGATTCCGAAATCATCGAAACGTTTCCGACGTTTGTTTATTCCACCGTGAAAGGTCATAAAATTGGAAGAGCCGCGCTAGAATGCGCCGTTTGTTTAAACGAATTTCAAGATGATGAAACGCTGCGTTTGATTCCTAATTGTTGCCACGTGTTTCATCCTGAATGTATTGATGCTTGGCTTGTTAATCACTCCACGTGTCCCGTTTGTCGCGCCAATTTAATTCCAAAACCCGGATCCAATTTCGTTTCAATTCAGATTCCGGATTTGGATACATCCGATTCAGATGACCCGACCCGAAATAATACGGTTTCCGAAACCGCTGCTAGAGATACAGTTATTATTACATCTCGTTCTCCTTCTCCTAAGGTGAATTATTCGGTTACACCGAACCGGGCTCGACCGGTTCGGTCAAGTTCAACCGGGTTTAAACTTGGAAACTGGCTACCATTTCCACGGTCGCATTCTACGGGTCATTCATTGGTTCAAGAAGGGGAGAGTCATGAGCGGTTCACGTTGAGATTACCGGAGGAAGTTCGGAACCGGTTGATGGGTTCAAGTTCAACGCCGAGTTGTGGTGTTAGTTTTACTCGAGAGGGAAGTGGGAGGAGGGGTTATAGAACGAGGAGTGTGGGAAGTAGTGCTCCTGGGAGGAATTATGAGTGGTTTAACCGGCCGGACCGGAGAGGATTTTCTTGTACGCCGCCGTTTATGGGTCGAACCGGAACCGGTTCGAGTTGGTTGAAGAATAAGTCACCTGGGAAATTGGATGATGTGGGAGAACGGTCTTCTGATCACTTGTTTGAAGGTAATCGGGTTTAG
- the LOC123917405 gene encoding putative clathrin assembly protein At4g40080, with the protein MAKQKKLKTLTNNLKDKASVIYALLSIKRHVSSIQLNILRATSHTLSSPPSDSQITAVLTTANTSHTLPRACINSLMDRLHRTKNSTVALKCLFTLHNITIKGSFILKDQLSCYPSYGGYNFLNLSTFRDDSDFESVQLSSWVRWYATIVEQILTVSRILGYYLNTNTSTNSTKDKDFVLGLRLSSLSNADLLYKIECLVVFVEQVSDVPESLELQRNELVYEIVRMVGEDYRKVQGEILFRLEELGRRIEEDFDVGELNELVSYLKRLEESKENLVLLFVNRRKNNGFWELIKEIKMKGLKKKEEIEGKWITVVVNSSNTVVTELTRFTNPFLEPGQYLQVPPNFATVR; encoded by the coding sequence atggctaaacaaaaaaaactaaaaactctCACAAACAATCTCAAAGACAAAGCTTCAGTAATCTACGCATTACTCTCCATCAAACGCCACGTGTCATCCATCCAACTCAACATCCTCCGTGCAACTTCCCACACCCTCTCATCTCCACCGTCCGATTCACAAATCACCGCCGTACTCACCACCGCCAACACCTCCCACACTCTCCCTCGCGCCTGCATCAACTCTCTCATGGATCGTCTTCACCGAACCAAAAACTCAACCGTCGCATTAAAATGTCTCTTCACTCTTCATAACATCACAATCAAAGGCTCTTTCATTCTTAAAGATCAATTATCTTGTTACCCTTCTTATGGTGGTTATAATTTTCTTAATCTTTCTACTTTTCGTGATGACTCGGATTTTGAATCGGTTCAACTCAGTTCTTGGGTTCGTTGGTATGCAACTATTGTCGAACAAATTTTAACCGTTTCAAGAATCTTGGGTTATTATCTAAACACTAATACTTCAACGAATTCAACAAAAGACAAAGATTTTGTATTGGGTTTACGTTTGTCGAGTTTGTCGAATGCTGATTTGTTATATAAGATAGAATGTTTGGTTGTTTTTGTTGAACAAGTTAGTGATGTTCCTGAATCATTGGAATTACAGAGAAATGAATTGGTTTATGAGATTGTGAGAATGGTTGGTGAAGATTATAGAAAAGTGCAAGGTGAGATTTTGTTCAGATTAGAAGAACTTGGGAGAAGAATTGAAGAAGATTTTGATGTGGGTGAGTTGAACGAGTTAGTGAGTTATTTGAAGAGATTAGAAGAAAGTAAAGAAAACTTGGTGCTTTTGTTTGTGAATAGGAGAAAAAATAATGGGTTTTGGGAATTGATTAAGGAGATAAAGATGAAAGGGTTGAAGAAGAAGGAGGAGATTGAAGGGAAATGGATTACGGTGGTGGTGAATAGTAGTAACACGGTGGTGACTGAGTTGACTCGGTTTACAAATCCGTTTCTTGAACCGGGACAATATTTGCAGGTCCCACCAAATTTTGCAACGGTAAGGTGA
- the LOC123917318 gene encoding protein DETOXIFICATION 27-like: protein MGSIDRENENDNLIQSLLSKEISTIQEIQTEEEDEEQEFGKKLWIETKKLWLIVGPSIFSRVASFTMNVVTQAFAGHLGEVQLAAMSIANTVIVGFNFGLLLGMASALETLCGQAFGAKRYNMLGIYLQRSWIVLFLCCFLLLPFYIFAAPILKFIGQPDEVAEWTGVVAIWFIPLHFSFAFQFPLQRFLQCQLKTSVIAWVSLIGLVINVLLSWLMVFVWDFGLIGAAIALDVSWWILVFGMLGYTVFGGCPLTWTGFSIEAFSGLWDFFKLSFASGVMLCLENWYYRILLLMTGQLKNATIAVDALSVCMTINGWEMMIPLAFFAGTGVRVANELGAGKGKSAKFAMQVSVAQSTVIGFIFCVLIMIFHRQFAYLFTTSSSVLEAVNDMSILLAVTILLNSVQPILSGVAVGSGWQVSVAYINIGCYYLIGLPLGILMGWVFHTGVEGIWAGMIFGGTAIQTLILIIVTARCDWKKEAEKATSRVNKWSITNSEDQLQITN, encoded by the exons atgGGTAGCATCGATAGAGAGAATGAAAATGACAATCTTATCCAATCACTATTGTCAAAAGAAATATCAACCATTCAAGAAATTCAAACagaagaggaagatgaagaacaagaatTTGGTAAGAAATTATGGATTGAAACTAAGAAACTATGGCTTATTGTTGGTCCCTCTATTTTCAGTCGTGTAGCATCGTTCACCATGAACGTCGTTACTCAAGCTTTTGCTGGTCATCTCGGTGAAGTTCAACTCGCTGCCATGTCTATCGCCAACACCGTCATTGTTGGCTTCAATTTTGGCCTCCTT TTAGGAATGGCGAGCGCGTTGGAAACACTATGCGGACAAGCATTCGGAGCAAAAAGATATAACATGTTAGGAATATATCTACAAAGATCATGGATTGTTCTATTCCTatgttgttttctattattACCATTTTACATTTTCGCCGCGCCAATTCTCAAATTTATAGGACAACCAGATGAAGTAGCAGAATGGACTGGTGTTGTAGCTATATGGTTTATACCTTTGCATTTCAGTTTTGCATTTCAATTTCCTCTTCAAAGGTTTCTACAATGTCAACTCAAAACAAGTGTTATTGCTTGGGTTTCTTTGATTGGTTTGGTGATTAATGTGTTACTTAGTTGGTTGATGGTTTTTGTTTGGGATTTTGGACTTATTGGTGCTGCTATTGCTTTGGATGTTTCTTGGTGGATATTGGTTTTTGGTATGTTGGGTTATACTGTTTTTGGAGGGTGTCCTTTAACTTGGACTGGTTTTTCAATTGAAGCTTTTTCTGGATTATGGGATTTTTTCAAACTCTCTTTTGCTTCTGGGGTCATGCTTTG TTTGGAGAATTGGTACTACAGGATACTGCTACTTATGACTGGTCAGTTGAAGAATGCCACCATTGCTGTCGATGCCTTGTCTGTATG CATGACTATCAATGGATGGGAAATGATGATCCCACTTGCTTTTTTTGCTGGTACCGG TGTAAGGGTGGCAAATGAACTGGGAGCAGGAAAAGGGAAATCAGCAAAATTTGCAATGCAAGTATCAGTGGCACAATCAACAGTTATTGGTTTCATCTTCTGTGTTCTGATAATGATATTCCATAGACAATTTGCATACCTTTTCACAACCAGCTCTTCTGTGCTTGAAGCTGTTAATGATATGTCAATTCTATTGGCAGTCACCATTCTTCTAAATAGTGTTCAACCTATTTTGTCAg GAGTTGCTGTTGGTTCGGGCTGGCAAGTATCTGTGGCATACATAAATATAGGATGCTACTATTTAATTGGTCTCCCACTTGGAATTCTCATGGGATGGGTTTTCCACACTGGTGTTGAA GGGATATGGGCTGGTATGATATTTGGTGGTACAGCAATCCAAACATTGATACTCATCATAGTAACAGCAAGATGTGATTGGAAAAAGGAG GCAGAGAAGGCTACATCTCGTGTAAACAAGTGGTCAATCACTAACTCGGAGGACCAACTGCAGATCACCAACTAA
- the LOC123918036 gene encoding protein DETOXIFICATION 27-like isoform X1: MGINIPNESETENHRHHPLLQSQLEQNNTNNSLIQQTYLESKKLWHIAAPSIFSRLTMFSITVVTQSFAGHLNDLDLAAISIACTLLIAITFGFLLGMASALETLCGQAYGAGQYHMLGVHLQRSWVVLFLSSILLLPMFVFATPILKLIGQPIAVAEQAGLVAIWLIPFHLSFPFQFTLQRFLQCQLKTAIIAWVSGGALVIHVIVSWIFVYKMRIGIVGIALTIDFSWWLSVIGMLVYTLFGWCPHSWTGFSVEAFAGLWDFFKLSLASGVMLALENFYYRMLLIMSGYMYNSDVAIDALSVCVTIYGWESMIPLGFLAATGVRVANELGAGNAKGAKFATMVSVVNTVLVGFIFWLIIVVFNEKLALIFTSNLSVIKIVNELSILLAFTILLNCIQPVLSGVAIGSGRQAVVAYINIASYYLVGIPLGILLGWLLPSGIVGMWTGMMSGTVVQTLILAIITSRYDWEREYDCYLVFRYGKRRLLLRTTHHPT, encoded by the exons ATGGGAATCAATATTCCAAATGAATCTGAAACAGAGAATCATCGTCATCATCCACTGTTACAGTCACAACTTGAACAAAACAACACCAACAATTCTTTGATCCAACAAACATATTTGGAATCAAAGAAACTATGGCACATTGCTGCTCCTTCCATCTTCAGCCGTCTAACTATGTTCTCCATCACCGTCGTCACTCAATCTTTCGCCGGTCATCTCAACGATCTTGACCTTGCCGCCATTTCCATTGCTTGCACTCTCCTCATCGCCATCACTTTCGGCTTCTTG CTTGGAATGGCGAGTGCACTTGAGACCCTTTGCGGCCAAGCTTATGGAGCAGGACAGTACCACATGTTGGGTGTTCATCTACAACGTTCTTGGGTTGTTTTGTTCTTGTCTTCAATTTTGTTGCTACCCATGTTTGTGTTCGCCACACCTATTTTGAAGTTAATAGGACAACCTATTGCAGTTGCCGAACAAGCGGGTTTGGTTGCAATTTGGTTGATTCCATTTCATTTGAGTTTCCCATTTCAATTCACGCTGCAAAGATTCTTGCAGTGCCAGCTGAAAACCGCGATTATAGCTTGGGTTTCGGGGGGAGCACTTGTGATTCATGTGATAGTGAGTTGGATTTTTGTTTATAAGATGAGAATTGGTATTGTTGGGATTGCTCTTACTATTGATTTCTCTTGGTGGCTCTCAGTTATAGGAATGCTTGTGTATACACTCTTTGGTTGGTGTCCACATTCTTGGACTGGTTTTTCTGTTGAAGCTTTTGCTGGTTTATGGGATTTCTTTAAACTCTCTTTGGCTTCTGGTGTAATGCTTGC GTTAGAGAACTTCTATTACAGAATGTTGCTTATAATGTCTGGTTATATGTACAACTCTGATGTTGCAATTGATGCTCTTTCTGTTTG TGTAACTATTTATGGTTGGGAATCCATGATACCACTTGGTTTTCTGGCTGCGACCGG GGTGCGAGTAGCAAACGAGCTTGGCGCAGGCAATGCAAAAGGAGCGAAATTTGCGACAATGGTTTCAGTGGTAAATACTGTACTGGTCGGTTTCATATTTTGGTTGATAATCGTTGTCTTCAATGAGAAGCTTGCTTTGATCTTTACATCAAACTTATCTGTAATCAAAATCGTCAATGAGTTATCAATATTGTTGGCTTTTACCATTCTTCTTAATTGTATTCAACCTGTTCTTTCAG GCGTAGCAATTGGATCTGGCCGGCAAGCAGTAGTGGCTTATATAAACATCGCCAGTTACTACTTGGTCGGAATACCTCTTGGGATTCTCCTAGGCTGGTTACTACCTTCCGGCATTGTG GGTATGTGGACTGGAATGATGAGCGGAACGGTTGTTCAAACATTGATCTTGGCTATTATTACTTCGAGATACGACTGGGAAAGAGAG TATGATTGCTATCTTGTTTTTAGGTATGGAAAGCGCAGATTATTGTTAAGGACGACGCACCATCCAACCTAA
- the LOC123918036 gene encoding protein DETOXIFICATION 27-like isoform X2: MGINIPNESETENHRHHPLLQSQLEQNNTNNSLIQQTYLESKKLWHIAAPSIFSRLTMFSITVVTQSFAGHLNDLDLAAISIACTLLIAITFGFLLGMASALETLCGQAYGAGQYHMLGVHLQRSWVVLFLSSILLLPMFVFATPILKLIGQPIAVAEQAGLVAIWLIPFHLSFPFQFTLQRFLQCQLKTAIIAWVSGGALVIHVIVSWIFVYKMRIGIVGIALTIDFSWWLSVIGMLVYTLFGWCPHSWTGFSVEAFAGLWDFFKLSLASGVMLALENFYYRMLLIMSGYMYNSDVAIDALSVCVTIYGWESMIPLGFLAATGVRVANELGAGNAKGAKFATMVSVVNTVLVGFIFWLIIVVFNEKLALIFTSNLSVIKIVNELSILLAFTILLNCIQPVLSGVAIGSGRQAVVAYINIASYYLVGIPLGILLGWLLPSGIVGMWTGMMSGTVVQTLILAIITSRYDWEREVWKAQIIVKDDAPSNLIML, from the exons ATGGGAATCAATATTCCAAATGAATCTGAAACAGAGAATCATCGTCATCATCCACTGTTACAGTCACAACTTGAACAAAACAACACCAACAATTCTTTGATCCAACAAACATATTTGGAATCAAAGAAACTATGGCACATTGCTGCTCCTTCCATCTTCAGCCGTCTAACTATGTTCTCCATCACCGTCGTCACTCAATCTTTCGCCGGTCATCTCAACGATCTTGACCTTGCCGCCATTTCCATTGCTTGCACTCTCCTCATCGCCATCACTTTCGGCTTCTTG CTTGGAATGGCGAGTGCACTTGAGACCCTTTGCGGCCAAGCTTATGGAGCAGGACAGTACCACATGTTGGGTGTTCATCTACAACGTTCTTGGGTTGTTTTGTTCTTGTCTTCAATTTTGTTGCTACCCATGTTTGTGTTCGCCACACCTATTTTGAAGTTAATAGGACAACCTATTGCAGTTGCCGAACAAGCGGGTTTGGTTGCAATTTGGTTGATTCCATTTCATTTGAGTTTCCCATTTCAATTCACGCTGCAAAGATTCTTGCAGTGCCAGCTGAAAACCGCGATTATAGCTTGGGTTTCGGGGGGAGCACTTGTGATTCATGTGATAGTGAGTTGGATTTTTGTTTATAAGATGAGAATTGGTATTGTTGGGATTGCTCTTACTATTGATTTCTCTTGGTGGCTCTCAGTTATAGGAATGCTTGTGTATACACTCTTTGGTTGGTGTCCACATTCTTGGACTGGTTTTTCTGTTGAAGCTTTTGCTGGTTTATGGGATTTCTTTAAACTCTCTTTGGCTTCTGGTGTAATGCTTGC GTTAGAGAACTTCTATTACAGAATGTTGCTTATAATGTCTGGTTATATGTACAACTCTGATGTTGCAATTGATGCTCTTTCTGTTTG TGTAACTATTTATGGTTGGGAATCCATGATACCACTTGGTTTTCTGGCTGCGACCGG GGTGCGAGTAGCAAACGAGCTTGGCGCAGGCAATGCAAAAGGAGCGAAATTTGCGACAATGGTTTCAGTGGTAAATACTGTACTGGTCGGTTTCATATTTTGGTTGATAATCGTTGTCTTCAATGAGAAGCTTGCTTTGATCTTTACATCAAACTTATCTGTAATCAAAATCGTCAATGAGTTATCAATATTGTTGGCTTTTACCATTCTTCTTAATTGTATTCAACCTGTTCTTTCAG GCGTAGCAATTGGATCTGGCCGGCAAGCAGTAGTGGCTTATATAAACATCGCCAGTTACTACTTGGTCGGAATACCTCTTGGGATTCTCCTAGGCTGGTTACTACCTTCCGGCATTGTG GGTATGTGGACTGGAATGATGAGCGGAACGGTTGTTCAAACATTGATCTTGGCTATTATTACTTCGAGATACGACTGGGAAAGAGAG GTATGGAAAGCGCAGATTATTGTTAAGGACGACGCACCATCCAACCTAATCATGTTATAG